The following nucleotide sequence is from Streptomyces caniferus.
GCCCTGTTCGCCACCTCGATCGAGAAGCTCACCGGCAGGGCCAGCAGCTCGCCATGGGTCATCCGCGGGGCACCTCCACCCCCTCGACAGCGCGAATCGTCGACACCCTGCACCTACTGATCAAGACGAGCGATCACACCACGCGAGTCCGCACACAAAGAAAGCCCAGGTCAGGGCTTAGCCGACCTGGACTTCTCAGAGCCCCCTGTCGGATTCGAACCGACGACCTTCGCTTTACAAGTGGGGTCGAATCCGTGATCAGGGGTGTTGGATCAGGCTGGGTGGTGCTGTTCTTACAGGTCAGCGCCACCCAGCCTGATGCTGGGTCCTGCTTTCGGGGCCTCATGTTTCGCCGTCCGCTCACGCAGCGCTCACGCGCGGAGGACTTCAAGTGCGTTCCAAATGGCTCCCAGGACCCTGCCTTGCTGGCTCCTCCCGGCAGCCTGCCGGGGTGACGGCCTCAGCGCCTGCGTCGTTCGGAGCCGATACGGGGACGCAGCTCGTACGCGACCTTGGCCACGCCTCCGTGTTCGCTCCACAGCCGCGTTCCCGACCGCATGAGTGCCCAGCCGATCTTCTCGTAGGGCATGAGTTCACCGACGCTGAGCTGTCCCAGGAGGTGGGTCAGCTCCTCGGCCGTTCGCAGATCATGCTCGCGTTCTCGCTCGTCGGCGCTGGCGTACCCATCGGCACGAGCGGTGAACTCCTCATATGTCAGCTCACCGAGGCGGCGCCGGTGCGCCAGCAGCGCCTCCCTGTCGACATACGCGTCGGAGTACTCCTTGCCGAAGCGGCGCCCATACTCGCGGACCCGTTGACGTTCCTTCTCCAGCACCTCAGGGCTGATCTGCCGCTGGCGGGCCGTGGCGATTTCGTCGGCGCGGGACAGGAGCCAGGTCAGAGGGGACGGGCACAGGAAGATCCCCAGCCTGCCGTAACCCTTCCATTGGCAGTGCGTGTATCCGACGGCCTGCGCAACCCAGCCGTAGCGGTCGCCGGTGCTGGTGTTCGGAGCGAGGCTCTTGAACTCGACGCCGAAGGCAGGGCCCTCATCGTGCCAGCCTCCCGGATCCCGGGGCCTCAGCACTGCGTCTATTCGTGTCTCTTCTCCGGTCCAGTAGCGTCCTGGTACCTGCTCCTCAATGTGGAACCACTGGTCCAGCTTGCCGAGGACGAACGCGGCAAGAGTCTTCTCGTCAGGGAACGTTCCGGGATCTGGCAGCAACGCCTTCGTCCGTAGCGCACTTGGCCGACTGTACGGCGCCGCCGGGCCTATGCGACAGGCGGTGGCTCCGGATATCCCCGACGCGATCGCGGTGCGATCTCGGTGACCTCCCCCTCGACGAGGGCCTTGATCTCATCGCGGATGGGTGCCGACGGCATCAAGGCCCTGTCCAGCAGATTTCGCCGCCAGTCGAGCCGGCGGATGCAACCACAGCTGCAACCATGAGCTTGCGTCGTGCTTGGTCATGAGGGAGCCGCAGTCCTGCGGCTCCTGGTTGCGGCTTATTACCCTGGCGACGTCCCGGGATGCTCGTCCCACGCGGGCCAGCACGAGATGGGGCATACAGAGGGCATGCCGACCCCGAGATGCCTGGAGAAGGAACAAACCCCGTGCCGCTGAACTGGGGCTTCTACATGGAGCGGGTAACGGGACTCGAAACTGCGCTCTGAGCTTGGGAATCAATGGGGCCCAGGGCGACCATTGGGCGCTGACCTGGGGAAATGCTGCTTGTCTCCCTCGTTCTGCGGGGTCCCTTCGCGCCCCTCTTGACCGGTGTTGACCGGGCTGAAGGGCACGGATGGGGCACGGGTCGCGCGGGCCGTCTCCAGCAGGGACTCCATCACGGCGGCGTCAGGGGCGAACACGGATACCGCGACATGGACGTCGGCGGTGCCCAGCGGGGCGTCCCAGTGCTCGGGGCTGCTGTCGCCGGTGCCGGCCGCGCACGCCGTCGGCGAAGTACTCGCCGGCCCTGAGAAACGGGTCCTGGATGAACAGGTAGTGCTGGACGGTGTTGCAGAAGAAGACCGGCGCGTTGATGGTGTTGTAGTCGAAGGTCCGGCTATCGGGCTCGTCCTCCAGCAGCGTCGGCCCCCTCGACGTCGAAGAGCTTCAACGCCAGCCCTGTCGCGCGTCCCAAGCGCGCGGCGGCACCGGCGTGGGGTGAGCCGTTGGAGAATCGCACGAGCGCGTCATGTCTGCCCGGGGTGGCATAGATGCCCTGGGCGTACTCCTCAGGCACCCCGCCGAGGCTCTCCACCTCCCCTCCGACCAGCATCGGGTGGCTGTTTGCTGGGCGCGCGGCACGGGCGGCGGCCCAGGCTGGAGCGGGGCGAAGGCATGAGCGCAGGCCGGCCGTCGCGGTGACATCCGCTGGACTGACGCCTGCTCGCCCGCCGGACACCGCATTGCAGTTGCGGCTCGTTCCACTGCTGCACATCGTGGGGAGATGGGCGATCGTGCGCCGTCCGAGGACGGGCTAGTCGGTTGGTGGGTCGAGCTGCCCCCGGGAGCAGGAACAGCGGTGATGGCGACCGGGATCGTCTCCATCGGGCTGCACCTGGTCGGACGGGAAGTGCTCTCATGGATCCTGTTCGTCCTCGCCGCCATCGCGTGGCTCGTGCTCGCCGTCGACTTCGGGCGGCGGCTGCTGCGCGACAGGGGCCGGTGGGTGGAGGAGGTGGCGACGCCGCCCGCGCTGACCGCAGTGGCCGCGACGACCCTCCTCGGGACCTGGTTCGCACTACAGGGGTGGTCGGGTGTCGCCGTCGCCGCGCTGGTCGTCGCGGCGCTGATCTGGCCGGTGCTGCTGACGTCGGTGGTGCGGCATTGGCGGCGGCGCTTGCCGGGGACGGTGTTCCTGGTGTGTGTCGCGACGCAGGGCCTGGCCGTGCTGAGCGGAACGCTGGTCGTCTCGCTGCCGTCCGGGTGGCTCGCCTGGCCGACGCTGGGCTGCTTCCTGCTCGGCCTGGCGCTCTACGCAGTCGCCTTCCGCCGCTTCGACCTCGGCCAGCTGCGGTCCGGCGCGGGCGACCAGTGGGTGGCGGGCGGGACGCTGGCGATCTGCGCGCTCGCCGGGGCGAAGTTACTGGCCGTTCCCGCCTGGCGCGGCACCGCTCTGCACGACGCGCTGCGTCCGCTCACGCTGGTCACGCTCGCGCTGTCCGTGTGCTGGTACGCCGTCCTCGTCCTCGCCGAGGTGCGTTGGCCGCGTCCGCGCTACGACATGGCGCGCTGGGCGACGGTCTTCCCGATGGGCATGACGGCCGTCGCCACCCTGTCCATCGCCGACGCCGCGGCCGTGGGCCGGCTGTGGACGTCGGGCCAGGTACTGCTCTGGGT
It contains:
- a CDS encoding tellurite resistance/C4-dicarboxylate transporter family protein produces the protein MGDRAPSEDGLVGWWVELPPGAGTAVMATGIVSIGLHLVGREVLSWILFVLAAIAWLVLAVDFGRRLLRDRGRWVEEVATPPALTAVAATTLLGTWFALQGWSGVAVAALVVAALIWPVLLTSVVRHWRRRLPGTVFLVCVATQGLAVLSGTLVVSLPSGWLAWPTLGCFLLGLALYAVAFRRFDLGQLRSGAGDQWVAGGTLAICALAGAKLLAVPAWRGTALHDALRPLTLVTLALSVCWYAVLVLAEVRWPRPRYDMARWATVFPMGMTAVATLSIADAAAVGRLWTSGQVLLWVAVTAWVLTLVGLVRHLAAYSP